From the genome of Anaerolineales bacterium:
GACCTGGGGGTGGCCCAAGAGCCCGATCCAATTGTGAAGAGTGGGGCCGGCGCGCGTCAGCCGCGATGAGATGCGCGGTTCCCGCCCAATCCGAGGGCACTTACGTGCCGAAAAGTGGGGGGCTGCCCCAACCGTTCGACCTCTTGGGACAGCCCCAGGACATTGGAAACCGCCGAAGGGAATTTTGACTTCGGGCGCCGGCTAGGCGATCGGGTACAGGCCCTGCAGTTGATCCATGAGAGGTACAACCAGCAGCAAGACCAGGACGATGGCGACCAGCACGAATAGGAACGTCACGATCAGGACCGAGCCAATCGCTCCGCCCCAGCCGAGGCGGGTGGCAGCACGGACTGCCAGGAACTGCAGGGCGAAGGAGTAGATGGCAAGGGGCATTGCGAGGCACGCCAGACACGGTATCAGCGCCAGCAGGGAAGAGATCAGGGTGACCGGAGCATAGTACGCCGTGTTGGCGTACAACAGCTGGCCGAAGGTCCCCTGCCCGCCAAGTGCGCTGGCGGTGAAGTGGACCAATCCGAAGTACAGCATCTGGCCCAGCACCAGGCTGATGGCTCCGATCGGGATGCCGCACAGCAACAGAATGGTCATATTCAGCCCCGCCAGACCGAACTCCTGGGGCAGGGTTTGTCCGGAACCGGCGAACTGCGCCAGCGCCCCGCTGCTCAATACTCGCGTCCAGACCAGCTGGCTGGCGGCGCTGAGCACCCCCGAGATCGCGCCCACCACTAGCAGCCAAACCACGGCCCGGCCCAGGGTGGCCTGCGGATCCTGCAGCAGGCGCTGATACGCTTCAAGCGTGGGGCGGCGCAGTGCGATATTCCAGACTTCGTAGAACGGAAGCGAGGGTTGCTGAACTGGAGCTTCGGGGATTGTCAGTTCATCCGTCATCTACCTCTCCCTCCTGGCTGGGCTGGAGACCGGTTCCGGGGTTCTGCGATTGGGCGAGCCGAATTGCATTCTGCGCCGCCGAAGCCCCTTGCGCCGGGGGCCAAGAACTCGCCTGCCAAGATTACATGTCCCCTGTGTGAAGCGCAAGCCGGTCCGAGTCCGAGGAGCGCGGCGGACGCCCGGCTGCTGCCCTCCCGGAGGGCGCGGAACGTGCGCCGACGGTCGGCGGCGCCCGGCCAAGAGCCATGTCCGCCGAGAGGGTCTGGGGGTGAACGCTCGCCTGGCGCAGATTCCCTCGGCCCTGCCTGCCCAGGATCCGCTCTTCCCGGCCGGCGCGACTCAGGCTGGGAAGCTCAGGGGGTCAGAAGGACAACCAGGCGCCCAGGGCCATG
Proteins encoded in this window:
- a CDS encoding YIP1 family protein yields the protein MTDELTIPEAPVQQPSLPFYEVWNIALRRPTLEAYQRLLQDPQATLGRAVVWLLVVGAISGVLSAASQLVWTRVLSSGALAQFAGSGQTLPQEFGLAGLNMTILLLCGIPIGAISLVLGQMLYFGLVHFTASALGGQGTFGQLLYANTAYYAPVTLISSLLALIPCLACLAMPLAIYSFALQFLAVRAATRLGWGGAIGSVLIVTFLFVLVAIVLVLLLVVPLMDQLQGLYPIA